The following are from one region of the Syngnathus acus chromosome 10, fSynAcu1.2, whole genome shotgun sequence genome:
- the LOC119129221 gene encoding BTB/POZ domain-containing protein KCTD16-like, translated as MSENCKPAKEPGAAQSPPSDVIELNVGGQVYYTRHATLTAFPNSLLGKLFSNKKGSSNDLSRDFRGRYFIDRDGFLFRYVLDYLRDKQVVLPDHFPERGRLKREAEYFQLPDLAKLLSSEESKLFPDDYSDLDDASVGSEHRFYPSYSLDRRYGYITVALKGAAGGKESEPDSKSRKLPRIFISSRIALAKEVFGDALNENRDADRPPDRYTCRFYLKFKHPERAFDMLSESGFHIVACNSSLTASSVAHYADDRLWSNYAQYIFYRGPSRWSSSHCDCCCKSHKSEREGESGTSFNELSTSCSETQSEASSPQGTVIRGPVTRRPNIQSLDRPMHKVPAHMMQQAEMRRKTDMLRGRTFGVREREAAKRKANKEKMTPEQELEKCIQDFRRIRIPDRFPERKYMWQSELLRKYRL; from the exons ATGAGCGAAAACTGCAAACCCGCCAAAGAGCCCGGCGCGGCGCAGAGCCCTCCATCGGATGTCATCGAGCTGAACGTGGGCGGGCAGGTCTACTACACCCGCCACGCCACATTGACCGCATTCCCAAATTCCCTACTCGGGAAGCTGTTTTCCAACAAGAAGGGCTCCTCCAATGACCTGTCCCGGGACTTTAGAGGACGTTACTTCATCGACAGAGACGGCTTTTTGTTTCGGTACGTATTGGATTACTTGCGGGACAAGCAAGTTGTCCTCCCGGACCACTTCCCCGAGAGGGGGAGGTTGAAACGGGAAGCGGAATACTTCCAGCTTCCAGATTTAGCCAAACTTTTATCGTCGGAGGAGTCCAAACTCTTTCCGGACGACTACAGCGATTTGGACGATGCGTCCGTGGGCAGTGAGCACAGGTTTTACCCGTCTTACTCTCTAGACAGGAGATACGGCTACATCACGGTGGCTCTGAAAGGAGCGGCGGGAGGCAAAGAAAGTGAGCCCGACTCCAAGAGTAGAAAGTTGCCGAGGATCTTCATTAGCAGCAGGATCGCTTTGGCCAAGGAGGTCTTCGGCGACGCGCTCAACGAGAATAGAGACGCGGATCGACCCCCGGACCGCTACACCTGCCGGTTTTACCTCAAGTTCAAGCATCCGGAGAGAGCGTTTGACATGCTGTCAGAAAGCGGCTTTCACATCGTGGCCTGCAACTCCTCCCTGACCGCCTCTTCTGTCGCTCATTACGCGGACGATAGGCTCTGGTCCAATTACGCGCAGTACATCTTCTACC GTGGGCCCTCACGGTGGTCATCCTCACACTGCGACTGCTGCTGCAAGAGCCACAAAAGTGAGCGCGAGGGAGAAAGCGGCACTTCCTTCAACGAGCTCTCTACTTCCTGTTCCGAGACCCAGTCGGAGGCCAGCTCCCCTCAGGGGACCGTCATCCGTGGCCCCGTGACTCGACGCCCCAACATCCAGTCCCTGGACCGACCCATGCACAAAGTCCCCGCTCACATGATGCAGCAGGCAGAGATGCGGCGTAAGACTGACATGCTGCGGGGCAGGACCTTCGGGGTCCGCGAGCGAGAGGCTGCCAAGAGGAAAGCCAACAAGGAGAAGATGACACCTGAGCAGGAGCTGGAGAAATGCATCCAGGACTTCCGTCGCATTAGGATTCCCGATCGCTTTCCGGAGCGGAAGTACATGTGGCAATCGGAGCTCTTGAGAAAATACCGGCTCTGA
- the nr3c1 gene encoding glucocorticoid receptor has translation MDNSEVKLTLSRDDRAGKPVNIQTPVGDSRLKVPPLSVSNSPASVILPSSQLMQPGQSNGLNSSPAPVEVTSSSITASVVALQEDPQPKGLTKDQKLLSSSRLNFEEKLPQSGGRIAHLSPSSMDSLIGGSDPSFFTMKTEDFSLDKVGHESHDPIDLDPAFEHIGKDIDMNQKLFSDNTMDLLSDFELNGSPSDFYVGDDAFLSTLADDALLADVTQEKEIKPVTAENANSSGPLAFNGSNIITSPEQSSSSISTNVAPSPILIKQEKDSSFIQLCTHGVINQEKMSYCQIRSTTSPDLPASSPISICGVSTSGGQSFHFGLGPQPLKDQKVVTCQYVPVATVGAPWNRGLTPGPASGLNQASEAFSATPTFASGFASSTSRPEGAMAPPSSTQGKSGAHKICFVCSDEASGFHYGVLTCGSCKVFFKRAVEGQHNYLCAGRNDCIIDKIRRKNCPACRFRKCLMAGMNLEARKTKKNNRLKGAQKSNPPELLPPKPAETQAIVPKCMPLLAPTMLSLLKAIEPDTLYAGYDNTLPDTLARFLTSLNRLGGRQLISAVKWAKALPGFRNLHLDDQMTLLQCSWLFLMTFSLGWRSYQQCNGSILFFAPDLIMNEEKMQLPYMAEQCKQMMRIGSEFVRLQVSHDEYLCMKVLLLLSTVPKDGLRSQAAFDEIRMSYIKELGKAIVKREENSSQNWQRFYQLTKLLDSMHEMVGGLLNFCFYTFVNKSLSVEFPEMLAEIISHQLPKVKAGGVKALLFHQK, from the exons ATGGACAACAGTGAAGTAAAGCTAACACTGAGCAGAGATGACCGTGCAGGTAAACCGGTCAACATCCAAACTCCAGTGGGGGACAGTCGGTTGAAAGTGCCCCCACTCAGTGTTAGCAACTCTCCAGCCTCTGTTATTCTCCCTTCCAGTCAATTAATGCAGCCTGGACAGTCTAACGGCCTCAACAGCAGCCCTGCGCCAGTGGAAGTGACATCCTCTTCTATCACTGCCAGCGTTGTGGCGTTGCAGGAAGATCCCCAACCTAAGGGCTTGACCAAAGATCAGAAGTTGCTTTCATCTAGTCGCCTAAACTTCGAGGAGAAGTTGCCACAGTCAGGAGGCAGAATAGCACACCTAAGCCCGTCTTCCATGGATTCCCTTATCGGAGGATCCGATCCTAGCTTTTTCACCATGAAAACGGAAGAtttctctttggataaagtagGTCACGAGTCTCACGACCCTATTGACCTTGATCCTGCCTTTGAGCACATTGGCAAAGACATAGACATGAACCAGAAGTTATTCAGCGATAACACGATGGATCTGCTCAGTGACTTTGAGCTCAACGGCTCTCCTTCGGATTTTTATGTCGGGGACGACGCTTTCCTGTCCACTTTAGCAGATGATGCTCTGCTTGCAGATGTCACCCAGGAGAAGGAAATCAAGCCCGTTACGGCTGAGAACGCTAACAGCAGCGGCCCGCTCGCTTTCAATGGCAGCAACATCATCACCAGTCCCGAACAGTCCAGCTCAAGTATTTCCACAAATGTAGCGCCAAGCCCCATTTTGattaagcaagaaaaagacagCAGCTTCATTCAGCTCTGCACTCACGGTGTGATTAATCAAGAGAAGATGTCCTACTGCCAGATACGCAGTACCACATCTCCAGACCTGCCCGCATCCAGTCCCATCTCCATCTGTGGGGTGAGCACCTCGGGAGGTCAGAGCTTCCACTTTGGACTTGGCCCACAGCCACTTAAGGATCAGAAAGTGGTCACCTGCCAGTATGTTCCTGTTGCCACCGTTGGCGCACCCTGGAACCGAGGTCTGACTCCTGGGCCAGCTTCAGGCTTGAATCAAGCCTCTGAGGCCTTCTCAGCCACTCCTACCTTTGCCAGCGGCTTTGCCAG CTCGACTTCCCGACCGGAAGGCGCCATGGCACCGCCGTCATCAACCCAGGGCAAGAGTGGCGCTCACAAAATCTGCTTTGTGTGCTCTGACGAGGCTTCCGGGTTCCACTACGGTGTGCTCACGTGCGGGAGCTGCAAGGTCTTCTTCAAAAGAGCAGTAGAAG GCCAACATAATTACTTGTGCGCTGGAAGAAACGACTGCATCATCGATAAAATCCGCAGGAAAAACTGCCCAGCCTGCCGCTTCCGCAAGTGTCTGATGGCGGGCATGAACCTCGAAG CGCGCAAAACCAAGAAGAATAACCGCCTCAAAGGTGCCCAGAAGAGCAACCCGCCCGAGCTGCTTCCCCCGAAGCCGGCCGAAACTCAGGCGATCGTGCCCAAGTGTATGCCGCTGCTGGCCCCCACAATGCTGTCCCTTCTCAAGGCCATCGAGCCGGACACCCTCTACGCGGGCTACGACAACACCCTCCCCGACACCCTCGCTCGCTTCCTCACCTCCCTCAACAGACTGGGCGGCCGGCAGCTCATCTCGGCCGTCAAGTGGGCCAAGGCTTTGCCAG GTTTCCGGAACCTCCACCTCGACGACCAGATGACCCTGCTCCAGTGCTCGTGGCTCTTCCTTATGACTTTTAGCCTGGGCTGGAGGTCTTACCAGCAGTGTAACGGCAGCATCCTCTTTTTTGCGCCGGACCTCATCATGAACGA GGAGAAAATGCAGTTGCCCTACATGGCCGAACAGTGCAAGCAAATGATGAGGATTGGCAGCGAGTTTGTCCGGCTGCAGGTTTCCCACGACGAGTATCTTTGCATGAAGGTCCTGCTGCTTCTCAGCACGG TGCCAAAGGACGGCCTGAGGAGTCAGGCGGCTTTCGACGAGATCCGGATGTCATACATCAAGGAACTGGGGAAAGCCATTGTGAAGCGAGAGGAGAACTCCAGCCAGAACTGGCAGCGTTTTTACCAGCTCACCAAGCTGCTGGACTCCATGCATGAG ATGGTCGGCGGGCTTCTCAACTTCTGCTTTTACACCTTTGTGAATAAATCGCTGAGTGTGGAGTTCCCGGAAATGCTGGCCGAGATCATCAGCCACCAGCTTCCCAAAGTCAAGGCCGGGGGCGTCAAAGCTCTCCTTTTCCACCAGAAATGA